A single window of Pungitius pungitius chromosome 20, fPunPun2.1, whole genome shotgun sequence DNA harbors:
- the LOC119194703 gene encoding transcriptional repressor protein YY1 isoform X1: MASGDTLYIETDGSEMPAEIVELHEIEVETIPVETIETTVVGGDDDDDDDEDDDDDEEDEEEEEDEDEDDGQPMIALQPLVTDDPNSIHHHHHHHHHQEVILVQTREEVVGGDDSDMHTDGGSGFEDQILIPVPAPGAEDEYIEQTLVTVAGKSSVGRMRRGGGNGGKKAGKKSYLSGAEAGGRKWEQKQVQIKTLEGEFSVTMWASDNHKDIDHESVVEEQIVGENSPPDYSEYMTGKKLPPGGIPGIDLSDPKQLAEFARMKPRKVKEDDAPRTIACPHKGCTKMFRDNSAMRKHLHTHGPRVHVCAECGKAFVESSKLKRHQLVHTGEKPFQCTFEGCGKRFSLDFNLRTHVRIHTGDRPYVCPFDGCNKKFAQSTNLKSHILTHAKAKNNQ; this comes from the exons ATGGCATCCGGTGATACGCTGTACATCGAGACAGACGGCTCGGAGATGCCGGCCGAGATCGTGGAGCTTCACGAGATAGAGGTGGAAACGATACCCGTGGAGACTATCGAGACCACGGTGGTCGGcggggacgacgacgacgacgacgatgaagacgacgacgacgacgaggaggacgaagaggaggaggaggacgaggacgaggacgacgggCAGCCCATGATCGCGCTCCAGCCGCTGGTCACGGACGACCCGAACTCgattcaccaccaccaccaccatcaccaccatcagGAGGTGATCCTGGTCCAGACCCGAGAGGAGGTGGTCGGTGGGGATGACTCGGACATGCACACGGACGGCGGGAGCGGGTTCGAGGACCAGATCCTCATCCCGGTACCGGCTCCCGGAGCGGAGGACGAGTACATCGAGCAGACTTTGGTGACCGTGGCTGGGAAGAGCTCGGTGGGTCGGATGAGACGGGGAGGCGGCAACGGGGGCAAGAAAGCGGGCAAAAAGAGCTATCTAAGCGGCGCCGAGGCCGGCGGAAGAAAATGGGAACAGAAGCAGGTGCAGATAAAGACACTGGAGGGGGAGTTTTCTGTTACGATGTGGGCATCGG ATAACCATAAAGACATCGATCATGAGTcggtggtggaggagcagaTCGTCGGGGAGAACTCCCCCCCGGACTACTCCGAGTACATGACGGGGAAGAagctgccccctggtggaatCCCGGGGATCGACCTCTCGGACCCCAAGCAGCTGGCCGAGTTCGCCAG GATGAAGCCCAGGAAAGTGAAAGAGGACGACGCTCCACGGACGATAGCTTGCCCTCACAAA GGCTGCACAAAGATGTTCAGGGACAACTCGGCCATGAGGAAGCACCTCCACACCCACGGCCCCCGCGTGCATGTCTGCGCCGAGTGCGGCAAGGCGTTCGTGGAGAGCTCCAAACTCAAACGTCACCAACTCGtccacacgggggagaaaccCTTCCAG TGTACCTTCGAGGGCTGCGGGAAGCGGTTCTCTCTGGACTTCAACCTGCGCACACACGTGCGGATCCACACCGGGGACCGGCCCTACGTCTGCCCCTTCGACGGCTGCAATAAGAAGTTCGCCCAGTCGACCAACCTCAAGTCTCACATCCTCACACACGCCAAAGCCAAAAACAACCAATGA
- the LOC119194703 gene encoding transcriptional repressor protein YY1 isoform X2: MASGDTLYIETDGSEMPAEIVELHEIEVETIPVETIETTVVGGDDDDDDDEDDDDDEEDEEEEEDEDEDDGQPMIALQPLVTDDPNSIHHHHHHHHHQEVILVQTREEVVGGDDSDMHTDGGSGFEDQILIPVPAPGAEDEYIEQTLVTVAGKSSVGRMRRGGGNGGKKAGKKSYLSGAEAGGRKWEQKQVQIKTLEGEFSVTMWASDIDHESVVEEQIVGENSPPDYSEYMTGKKLPPGGIPGIDLSDPKQLAEFARMKPRKVKEDDAPRTIACPHKGCTKMFRDNSAMRKHLHTHGPRVHVCAECGKAFVESSKLKRHQLVHTGEKPFQCTFEGCGKRFSLDFNLRTHVRIHTGDRPYVCPFDGCNKKFAQSTNLKSHILTHAKAKNNQ; encoded by the exons ATGGCATCCGGTGATACGCTGTACATCGAGACAGACGGCTCGGAGATGCCGGCCGAGATCGTGGAGCTTCACGAGATAGAGGTGGAAACGATACCCGTGGAGACTATCGAGACCACGGTGGTCGGcggggacgacgacgacgacgacgatgaagacgacgacgacgacgaggaggacgaagaggaggaggaggacgaggacgaggacgacgggCAGCCCATGATCGCGCTCCAGCCGCTGGTCACGGACGACCCGAACTCgattcaccaccaccaccaccatcaccaccatcagGAGGTGATCCTGGTCCAGACCCGAGAGGAGGTGGTCGGTGGGGATGACTCGGACATGCACACGGACGGCGGGAGCGGGTTCGAGGACCAGATCCTCATCCCGGTACCGGCTCCCGGAGCGGAGGACGAGTACATCGAGCAGACTTTGGTGACCGTGGCTGGGAAGAGCTCGGTGGGTCGGATGAGACGGGGAGGCGGCAACGGGGGCAAGAAAGCGGGCAAAAAGAGCTATCTAAGCGGCGCCGAGGCCGGCGGAAGAAAATGGGAACAGAAGCAGGTGCAGATAAAGACACTGGAGGGGGAGTTTTCTGTTACGATGTGGGCATCGG ACATCGATCATGAGTcggtggtggaggagcagaTCGTCGGGGAGAACTCCCCCCCGGACTACTCCGAGTACATGACGGGGAAGAagctgccccctggtggaatCCCGGGGATCGACCTCTCGGACCCCAAGCAGCTGGCCGAGTTCGCCAG GATGAAGCCCAGGAAAGTGAAAGAGGACGACGCTCCACGGACGATAGCTTGCCCTCACAAA GGCTGCACAAAGATGTTCAGGGACAACTCGGCCATGAGGAAGCACCTCCACACCCACGGCCCCCGCGTGCATGTCTGCGCCGAGTGCGGCAAGGCGTTCGTGGAGAGCTCCAAACTCAAACGTCACCAACTCGtccacacgggggagaaaccCTTCCAG TGTACCTTCGAGGGCTGCGGGAAGCGGTTCTCTCTGGACTTCAACCTGCGCACACACGTGCGGATCCACACCGGGGACCGGCCCTACGTCTGCCCCTTCGACGGCTGCAATAAGAAGTTCGCCCAGTCGACCAACCTCAAGTCTCACATCCTCACACACGCCAAAGCCAAAAACAACCAATGA
- the lrfn5b gene encoding leucine-rich repeat and fibronectin type-III domain-containing protein 5: MECLLVYLIVFGVAAKAHKVQVCPKRCVCQVLNPNLATLCDKKGLLFVPPNIDRHTVEMRLGDNFVTSIKRKDFSNMTKLVDLTLSRNTIGSIAPLAFKDLENLRALHLDSNRLARIINDTFSGMSKLHHLNLNNNQLTHIQIGAFNDLTALEELDLSYNNLESAPWVAIQRMSNLHTLNLDHNMLSYIPEGTFSGLQKLKRLDVTSNKLQKLPPDPIFQRAGVLATSGIMGPTSFALSFGGNPLRCNCELLWLRRLRREDDLETCASPQHLAGRYFWTVFEEEFLCEPPLITRHSQELQALEGQSVTLRCKARGDPDPIIHWIAPDGRLMSNSSRAAVHTDGTLDILISTVKDSGSFTCVASNPAGEAQQTVDLVIAKLPHITNSTVAEQEPDPGSSDIATVTKTGADGGGLPLGNAKTGPEKKVVIAEATSTSALVQFNFQRSIPGIRMFQIQYNGSYDDSLVYRMIPPTSKSILVNNLAAGTRYDLCVLAIYDDQVTSLTATRVIGCSHFTTEPQYLRCHFMQSQFLGGTIVVIIGGIIVASVLAFIIFLIVRYRVCNQGDADKALEMGDIRSLSSDGQLQGCGVPKSLSKQALRPERSEKERLRVAPPPPEPAKQRLPPPAAAAGGGSGGGKPSVPDCTVSTSAASHSWHPASPGAPRPKRSVAAPKTPEARRAEAQADVELDGANRNISSAEVKMAAARGPAVALAAAGRHAKWTAVPRGPRPQPAARHYMTVPAGAARGNRRHSLNADSQLERCYVARPQPGGGLRSKRSLSMSGELPQLGGAASVRRARDKLSKSEWLLESTL, encoded by the exons ATGGAGTGCCTCCTGGTTTACCTGATAGTCTTCGGCGTGGCTGCGAAGGCCCACAAAGTCCAGGTCTGCCCCAAGCGCTGCGTCTGCCAGGTGCTGAACCCCAACCTGGCGACTCTGTGCGACAAAAAGGGGCTTCTCTTTGTGCCCCCCAACATCGACAGGCACACGGTGGAGATGCGTCTCGGGGATAACTTCGTCACCAGCATCAAGCGCAAAGACTTCTCCAACATGACCAAGCTGGTGGACCTGACGCTCTCCCGGAACACCATCGGCTCCATCGCGCCGCTCGCTTTCAAAGACCTGGAGAACCTCAGGGCGCTTCACCTGGACAGCAACCGGCTGGCGCGCATCATCAACGACACCTTCAGCGGCATGTCCAAGCTGCACCACCTCAACCTCAACAACAACCAGCTCACGCACATCCAGATCGGGGCTTTCAACGACCTGACGGCGCTGGAAGAGCTGGACCTATCCTACAACAACTTGGAAAGCGCGCCGTGGGTGGCCATCCAGAGGATGTCCAACCTCCACACCCTCAACCTGGACCACAACATGCTCAGCTACATCCCCGAGGGCACCTTCTCCGGACTGCAGAAGCTCAAGCGGCTGGACGTGACTTCCAACAAGCTGCAGAAGCTTCCCCCCGACCCGATTTTCCAAAGGGCCGGGGTCCTGGCCACCTCGGGCATAATGGGTCCGACGTCGTTCGCGCTGAGCTTCGGGGGAAACCCGCTGAGGTGCAACTGCGAGCTGCTGTGGCTGCGCAGGCTGCGGCGGGAGGACGATCTGGAGACCTGCGCCTCGCCGCAGCACCTGGCCGGGCGTTACTTCTGGACGGTTTTCGAGGAGGAGTTTCTGTGCGAGCCTCCGCTCATCACCAGGCACTCTCAG GAGCTGCAGGCTCTGGAGGGTCAGAGTGTGACTCTGCGCTGTAAGGCCAGGGGCGACCCCGACCCCATTATCCACTGGATCGCGCCTGATGGACGCCTCATGTCCAACTCCTCCAGGGCCGCCGTCCACACAGACGGCACGCTGGACATCCTCATCAGCACCGTCAAGGACTCTG GCTCCTTCACCTGCGTGGCCTCCAACCCGGCCGGCGAGGCGCAGCAGACGGTGGACCTGGTCATCGCCAAACTGCCGCACATCACCAACAGCACCGTCGCGGAGCAGGAGCCCGACCCCGGGTCGTCCGACATCGCCACGGTGACCAAGACGGGCGCGGACGGCGGAGGGTTGCCCCTGGGGAACGCGAAGACCGGCCCGGAGAAGAAGGTGGTGATTGCCGAGGCCACGTCCACCTCGGCCCTGGTGCAGTTCAACTTCCAGAGGAGCATCCCTGGAATACGCATGTTTCAGATCCAGTACAACGGCAGCTACGACGATTCGCTGGTTTACAG aatgaTACCCCCGACCAGTAAGAGCATCCTGGTGAACAACCTGGCGGCCGGTACGCGGTACGACCTGTGCGTGCTGGCCATCTACGATGACCAGGTGACCTCGCTGACCGCCACCAGGGTGATAGGCTGCAGCCACTTCACCACCGAGCCGCAGTACCTGCGTTGCCATTTCATGCAGTCCCAGTTCCTCGGCGGCACCATTGTGGTCATCATCGGAGGGATCATCGTGGCCTCGGTGCTCGccttcatcatcttcctcattGTTCGCTACCGTGTGTGTAACCAAGGAGACGCAGATAAG GCGCTGGAGATGGGGGACATCCGCTCGCTGAGCAGCGACGGGCAGCTGCAGGGCTGCGGCGTCCCCAAGTCGCTCTCCAAGCAGGCCCTGCGTCCGGAGAGGAGTGAAAAGGAGCGCCTCAGAGTGGCCCCGCCGCCCCCGGAGCCGGCCAAGCAGCGCCTGCCGCCGCCGGCGGCCGCGGCGggtggcggcagcggcggcggcaagCCGTCCGTCCCCGACTGCACCGTCTCCACCTCGGCCGCCAGCCACAGCTGGCACCCGGCCTCCCCCGGCGCCCCGAGGCCCAAGCGCTCCGTCGCCGCGCCCAAAACCCCCGAGGCCCGCCGGGCCGAAGCTCAGGCGGACGTCGAGCTCGACGGCGCCAACCGGAATATCTCGTCGGCCGAGGTAAAAATGGCCGCCGCCCGCGGCCCCGCCGTCGCTCTGGCGGCTGCCGGCCGGCACGCCAAGTGGACCGCTGTCCCCAGGGGCCCGCGGCCCCAGCCAGCCGCTCGCCATTACATGACTGTGCCCGCGGGGGCGGCAAGGGGGAACCGCCGGCACTCCCTCAACGCGGACTCACAGCTGGAGCGCTGCTACGTGGCGCGACCCCAGCCGGGGGGCGGCCTGCGCTCCAAGCGGAGCCTGTCGATGAGCGGGGAGCTGCCGCAGCTGGGGGGCGCGGCGAGCGTTCGGCGGGCCAGGGACAAGCTCTCCAAGTCCGAGTGGCTTCTGGAGAGCACTTTGTGA